The following proteins are co-located in the Acidobacteriota bacterium genome:
- a CDS encoding alpha/beta fold hydrolase → MADRKRDWGVWLLALYLVTLGISHGVRRIHRAPFEPRAESRQIDVQTVAGDERSAGETRLVYTDRGPRDDPSAPVIVMLHGSPGSKEVFDGVTPLLTETHRILAVDLPGFGESAAWVPDYSIAAHAEYVGQLLDRLDIPRAHLVGFSMGGGVALEFYDERPRQVESLVLISAIGVQELELFGRYDLNHAVHGAQLSAIWMAQEGLPHMGLLDGVFLGRPYARNFYDTDQRPLREILERFEPPLLVLHGRNDFLVLPEAAEEHHRIVPQSELVMTDSDHFMVFREPAETAGELRRWFDRVAIGEAPHRADATASRLAAAARPWDPASAPPFIGAALLIALSLIVLATFVQEDLACIATGLMIAQGRVGWLAGGLACFLGIFLGDLLLFFAGRWLGRAAVRRAPLRWFIRDEQIDISSRWFELKGPMVIFVSRFIPGTRLPTYFTAGVLKTRFLWFATYFFMAVAIWTPLLVFCAVLLGERAMFWFEGLRRWLLPGTALLGLWMFIVVRVVVPLFSWRGRRMWRGRWLRWTHWEFWPPWLFYPPVILYLVYLGVRYRGPLLFTSTNPAMPASGFVAESKWQILQGLSDAGASIAKTGWIPAGGEAHERSAIVATFMQANSLDYPVILKPDAGQRGSGVAVIRSDDEVQSYFETMTSAALVQEFIEGHEFGVFYYRRPGDETGQIFSITDKTIPEVIGDGVHTVEQLILRDSRAVALADRYLAAQAKRLSQVLHDGERLPLVQLGTHCRGAIFRDGRSLGGEELTREIDRISKTYDGFYFGRYDVIVPDAAALSSGTGIRVIELNGVTSEATHIYDPRISVFEAWRTLFEQWRLAFEIGAANREAGVKPASIGQLIRLALDYRAHSRSHSGVN, encoded by the coding sequence ATGGCAGACAGGAAACGGGATTGGGGCGTTTGGCTCCTGGCGCTCTACCTCGTAACGCTCGGAATCTCTCACGGCGTTCGTCGGATACACCGTGCTCCGTTCGAGCCTCGCGCGGAATCCCGACAGATCGACGTTCAGACGGTCGCCGGCGATGAGCGATCGGCCGGGGAGACCCGGTTGGTCTACACCGATCGAGGGCCGAGGGATGACCCCTCGGCACCGGTCATCGTCATGCTCCACGGTAGCCCGGGTTCAAAGGAGGTCTTCGACGGCGTCACACCGTTGCTGACCGAGACGCATCGTATCCTGGCCGTCGATCTTCCGGGGTTCGGAGAGTCCGCCGCATGGGTGCCCGACTATTCCATCGCCGCCCACGCCGAATACGTCGGGCAACTCCTCGACCGGTTGGATATCCCCCGAGCCCATCTGGTCGGGTTCAGCATGGGGGGTGGAGTCGCTCTCGAATTCTACGACGAACGTCCCAGGCAAGTAGAGTCTCTTGTCCTGATCTCCGCGATCGGTGTGCAGGAGCTGGAGTTGTTTGGGCGCTACGACCTTAATCACGCGGTTCACGGTGCCCAGCTGTCGGCGATCTGGATGGCCCAGGAAGGCCTGCCCCACATGGGTCTCCTCGACGGCGTCTTTCTTGGCAGACCCTACGCTCGAAATTTCTACGATACCGATCAGCGTCCGCTTCGCGAAATCCTCGAACGCTTCGAGCCCCCGCTTCTGGTGCTGCACGGCCGGAACGACTTCCTGGTCCTGCCGGAAGCTGCGGAAGAGCACCACCGGATCGTTCCGCAGAGCGAGTTGGTGATGACCGACTCGGATCACTTCATGGTTTTCAGAGAGCCTGCGGAGACTGCCGGGGAGCTCCGGCGGTGGTTCGATCGAGTCGCCATCGGAGAAGCACCCCACCGTGCCGACGCTACGGCTTCCCGTCTCGCCGCCGCAGCCAGACCGTGGGATCCCGCATCGGCTCCACCCTTCATCGGTGCCGCTCTGCTGATCGCGCTCTCGTTGATCGTGCTTGCGACGTTTGTTCAGGAAGATCTTGCATGTATCGCGACGGGACTGATGATCGCGCAGGGTCGGGTCGGTTGGCTGGCCGGTGGCCTCGCGTGTTTCCTGGGCATCTTTCTGGGCGATCTACTGCTCTTCTTCGCGGGGCGCTGGTTGGGTCGCGCGGCTGTTCGGCGGGCACCCCTGCGGTGGTTCATTCGCGACGAGCAGATCGACATCTCGTCCAGGTGGTTCGAGTTGAAGGGCCCGATGGTGATCTTCGTGAGCCGGTTCATCCCAGGGACTCGGCTTCCGACCTATTTCACCGCCGGCGTCCTGAAGACACGCTTCCTCTGGTTCGCGACCTACTTCTTCATGGCGGTCGCCATCTGGACACCCCTGCTGGTCTTCTGCGCCGTGCTGCTCGGTGAGCGGGCGATGTTCTGGTTCGAAGGGCTTCGGCGCTGGCTCCTCCCGGGTACCGCTTTGCTGGGGCTCTGGATGTTCATCGTCGTTCGGGTCGTTGTCCCACTCTTCAGCTGGCGGGGACGCCGGATGTGGCGGGGGAGATGGTTGCGTTGGACGCATTGGGAGTTCTGGCCACCGTGGCTGTTCTACCCGCCCGTGATCCTGTATCTCGTTTACCTCGGCGTGCGTTACCGCGGTCCGTTGCTCTTCACATCGACCAACCCGGCGATGCCGGCATCGGGGTTCGTGGCCGAGTCAAAATGGCAAATCCTGCAAGGGCTTTCCGACGCCGGCGCGTCCATCGCGAAGACCGGCTGGATTCCCGCCGGTGGCGAGGCCCACGAGCGATCGGCCATCGTCGCCACGTTCATGCAAGCGAACTCGCTGGACTATCCCGTCATCCTCAAACCGGACGCGGGGCAACGGGGATCGGGTGTCGCCGTGATCCGATCGGACGACGAAGTCCAGTCGTACTTCGAGACGATGACCTCCGCGGCGCTGGTGCAGGAGTTCATCGAAGGCCACGAATTCGGTGTCTTCTACTATCGCCGCCCGGGAGACGAGACCGGACAGATCTTCTCGATCACCGACAAGACGATCCCGGAAGTCATCGGCGATGGTGTCCATACCGTCGAGCAGTTGATCCTCCGGGATTCGCGGGCCGTTGCCCTCGCCGATCGTTATCTTGCCGCGCAGGCGAAACGCCTGTCGCAGGTTCTCCACGATGGCGAACGGTTGCCGTTGGTCCAACTGGGGACCCATTGCCGCGGCGCAATCTTCCGTGACGGCCGCTCGTTGGGAGGGGAAGAACTCACGAGAGAGATCGATCGCATCAGCAAGACCTACGACGGGTTCTACTTCGGACGCTACGATGTGATCGTCCCCGACGCCGCCGCGCTCTCCTCCGGTACCGGCATCCGCGTGATCGAGCTGAACGGTGTGACGTCCGAGGCAACCCACATCTACGACCCTCGTATATCGGTCTTCGAGGCGTGGCGGACGCTGTTCGAGCAGTGGCGCCTCGCGTTTGAGATCGGGGCCGCGAATCGGGAAGCGGGGGTCAAGCCTGCATCGATCGGTCAGCTGATCCGCCTGGCGCTCGACTACCGCGCTCACTCCCGGAGCCATTCGGGGGTCAACTGA
- a CDS encoding FKBP-type peptidyl-prolyl cis-trans isomerase: MRRHGVTSSLFLLFLSAAITVGVQGAEPPRRGKLTLKDPGSLRNSGPGSKQIPPPDNLLDPPADAKQSSERVRYVHAVHGDGDRSIGPNDRIWLKYSAWTPDGTTLGTTDGRAHGRRLDVHSLMSGLSALVQRCRVGDKVQAWLPASATAMRNTMALDVPVMIEFEIEHARFAPPSPEPLRMPRRKSKHGVQQSETGLSWLVVERPDDGVSPQGDDMVLADFAVWNRDGVLLDSTVLDGKAANFEIDATVPVFAESFATMVPGERRTLWAPKELAGEFQSIGIHSQGDLIIDVIMIQVMSRPDVPVDVFMAPTQSAESPLGVPYRILADGHGTRHPRKGDRVEIIYAGWTSDGTMFDSSYSHGRAGVFKLGQQTPIGWNDVVFRMVEGEKRRMWIPEALAYAGAEGRPEGNLVFDVELIRILEDDDPGVEVEDGPESRRR, translated from the coding sequence ATGAGACGGCACGGTGTGACCAGTTCGTTATTCCTACTCTTCCTCTCGGCAGCGATCACGGTCGGCGTGCAGGGGGCGGAACCGCCACGGCGTGGCAAACTTACGCTGAAGGATCCCGGCAGCCTCCGAAATTCCGGGCCGGGTTCCAAACAGATCCCGCCGCCGGACAATCTGCTCGATCCGCCTGCCGATGCGAAGCAATCGTCGGAGCGCGTGAGGTACGTCCACGCCGTGCATGGAGACGGAGACCGATCCATCGGCCCCAACGATCGTATCTGGCTGAAGTACAGCGCCTGGACACCTGACGGAACGACGTTGGGGACGACCGACGGGCGCGCCCATGGGCGTCGTCTCGACGTTCACAGTCTCATGAGCGGACTCTCGGCTCTCGTCCAGCGTTGTCGCGTCGGCGACAAGGTTCAGGCCTGGCTGCCGGCATCGGCGACGGCGATGCGCAACACCATGGCACTCGACGTGCCGGTGATGATTGAGTTCGAGATCGAGCACGCCCGTTTCGCCCCTCCGTCCCCGGAACCGCTTCGTATGCCGCGCCGCAAGAGCAAGCACGGCGTTCAGCAGTCCGAGACCGGGCTGTCATGGCTGGTTGTCGAGCGCCCCGACGACGGCGTGTCGCCTCAGGGCGACGACATGGTCCTGGCCGATTTCGCCGTTTGGAATCGAGATGGGGTTTTACTCGATAGCACCGTGCTGGACGGTAAGGCGGCTAATTTCGAGATCGACGCCACAGTTCCCGTGTTCGCAGAGAGCTTCGCCACCATGGTTCCCGGCGAGCGGCGAACTCTCTGGGCACCCAAGGAACTGGCGGGTGAGTTTCAGAGTATCGGAATCCACAGTCAGGGGGACCTGATCATCGATGTCATCATGATTCAGGTCATGTCCCGTCCGGATGTTCCCGTCGACGTTTTCATGGCTCCGACTCAGTCCGCGGAGTCACCGCTCGGTGTTCCGTATCGGATCCTGGCCGACGGACACGGGACCCGTCATCCACGAAAGGGTGATCGAGTTGAGATCATCTATGCGGGATGGACAAGTGACGGGACCATGTTCGACTCGTCGTACAGCCACGGCCGGGCCGGTGTCTTCAAATTGGGGCAGCAGACGCCCATTGGCTGGAACGACGTCGTCTTTCGGATGGTTGAGGGTGAGAAGCGACGGATGTGGATCCCCGAGGCACTGGCGTACGCGGGAGCTGAGGGTCGGCCCGAGGGAAACCTGGTCTTCGACGTAGAGTTGATACGGATCCTCGAAGACGACGATCCCGGTGTCGAGGTCGAAGATGGCCCCGAGTCTCGTCGACGCTAG
- a CDS encoding histidine phosphatase family protein yields the protein MKTVILMRHGDAEANGPGGDDEWRPLSSRGHRQARDIGRQLAHLGVSFDLGLVSGATRTSETADDVFSVAGRPAVVECDRCFYVGGPSTWTDRLQTLPTDVATVICVGHHPSMGMLASMIGGRRVAYETATTVIAGLEISDWTSVFHPDVTVEAKVLRPERS from the coding sequence ATGAAAACCGTAATCTTGATGCGACATGGGGATGCCGAGGCGAACGGCCCGGGTGGCGACGACGAGTGGCGCCCACTGAGTTCACGGGGACATCGTCAGGCCAGAGATATCGGACGGCAGTTGGCCCACCTCGGCGTCTCGTTCGATCTTGGGCTGGTCTCTGGCGCCACTCGGACCTCGGAAACCGCCGACGACGTATTCTCGGTCGCCGGGCGTCCTGCCGTCGTCGAATGTGATCGCTGTTTCTACGTCGGTGGCCCGTCAACCTGGACGGATCGCCTACAGACCCTGCCGACCGACGTCGCCACGGTCATCTGTGTCGGACATCACCCATCGATGGGGATGCTGGCCTCGATGATCGGTGGTCGTCGTGTTGCCTACGAGACCGCAACCACGGTCATCGCGGGCCTCGAAATATCGGACTGGACGTCAGTGTTCCACCCCGACGTGACGGTCGAAGCAAAGGTCCTTCGCCCCGAACGCAGCTAG
- a CDS encoding metallophosphoesterase, translating to MRWVVGDIQGCARELEQLLKEIRFDPARDELWAAGDIVNRGPDSLQALRLWNDLGGRGVLGNHDVYALRAHAGSIPRKPDTLEDVFGSPDCDALLAGLRRLPLLVHLPAENLHNSVWLVHGGIAPMWFDLEAVARRINGEESPDQAHDDAWLSSNDTALATRLRCCDAAGNQVRFTGFPEDCPEGFRPWDQFYRGSTLVVHGHWARRGFYRTARTLGLDDGCVYGGTLTAWCQDEDRIVQVAAAT from the coding sequence ATGCGTTGGGTGGTGGGAGACATTCAGGGTTGTGCTCGCGAACTCGAGCAGCTCCTGAAGGAGATTCGATTCGACCCGGCCAGAGACGAGCTGTGGGCGGCAGGAGATATTGTCAACCGTGGACCCGATTCGCTCCAGGCGTTGCGCCTGTGGAATGACCTGGGTGGACGCGGAGTGCTTGGCAATCACGATGTGTATGCGTTGCGCGCCCACGCCGGTTCGATTCCGAGAAAACCTGACACCCTCGAGGACGTGTTCGGTTCGCCCGATTGCGACGCTCTTCTGGCGGGCTTGAGACGTTTGCCGTTGCTCGTCCACCTTCCCGCCGAGAATCTCCATAATTCCGTCTGGCTCGTCCACGGGGGGATCGCGCCGATGTGGTTCGATCTAGAGGCTGTGGCTCGGCGTATCAACGGAGAAGAGTCGCCGGATCAGGCACATGACGACGCGTGGTTGTCGTCCAACGACACGGCGCTCGCGACGCGTCTCCGATGCTGCGACGCGGCAGGAAACCAGGTCCGCTTCACCGGATTCCCCGAAGACTGCCCCGAGGGCTTCCGCCCCTGGGATCAGTTCTATCGCGGCTCCACACTCGTCGTTCACGGGCACTGGGCTCGCCGAGGTTTTTACCGCACGGCTCGCACCCTCGGACTCGACGACGGCTGCGTCTACGGCGGAACGCTGACGGCCTGGTGTCAGGACGAGGATCGCATCGTTCAGGTGGCCGCCGCCACGTAA
- a CDS encoding leucine-rich repeat domain-containing protein: MKAFVVFCAATLVAAGTPATATRFERETFKVRTVQMPLLDVDRIDYGTLTVEVAHDVPEIGEPQLRTTKTWCRPNGSKSLKDAVEVPTHYYEIPHHTDGAVIVVRSGDGSVVHSERLDPHDGHVRFGYDQCRYWLQSQLDEDWAVGMKRIPGEIDNDVRDLYRTISERTVDEALFAVVREDKIPLFSFRDKRHDYQQENTAAGGAATIYRGLNDGALVLGPTGRERLEASIARWTEALDQADMQDKQARISRKVAARLHANIGVAQMMMGETIEAKRSFETSSRMWGATVSRSNGTGNADLLARIAERRQREARQSSEVFDAEQTEHRLDLADRYRGKIPLTVFGGERYETLSAVHLEQATVRLVQDIATEKATDEGVVNRYENQVMHTSTQGFVLFLMPYGNKLDTFPDEILELTHLNRLRAPGHGIEKLPDDIGQLSALEVLDLSGNRIIGVPGNIGQMTQLRKLDLANNRIERLPDEISRLQSLKSLSLKGNPISDQELSRIRRLLPNCKIKM; this comes from the coding sequence ATGAAAGCGTTTGTCGTGTTCTGCGCTGCGACCCTCGTCGCCGCAGGAACCCCTGCCACAGCGACCCGATTCGAACGTGAGACGTTCAAAGTTCGAACCGTACAGATGCCCTTGCTCGATGTGGATCGCATCGACTACGGGACGCTAACCGTCGAGGTTGCTCACGACGTGCCGGAGATAGGTGAACCTCAGCTCCGCACGACCAAGACCTGGTGTAGGCCCAATGGCAGCAAGAGTCTCAAGGACGCCGTCGAGGTTCCGACGCACTACTACGAGATCCCGCACCACACTGACGGCGCCGTCATCGTGGTTCGATCCGGAGACGGGTCGGTCGTTCATTCCGAACGACTGGACCCTCACGATGGGCACGTGCGTTTCGGCTACGACCAATGCCGTTACTGGCTTCAGTCACAGCTTGATGAAGACTGGGCCGTCGGCATGAAACGCATTCCCGGCGAGATCGATAACGACGTTCGAGACCTGTACAGAACGATCTCTGAACGGACGGTCGACGAGGCTCTGTTCGCGGTCGTTCGCGAAGACAAAATTCCCCTTTTCTCCTTCCGCGACAAACGTCACGACTATCAGCAGGAGAATACGGCCGCCGGGGGAGCGGCAACGATCTATCGAGGGCTGAACGATGGTGCGTTGGTCCTGGGACCAACAGGTCGTGAGCGCCTCGAAGCATCGATTGCACGATGGACAGAGGCACTCGATCAGGCTGACATGCAAGACAAACAGGCGCGCATCAGTCGCAAGGTCGCCGCCCGGCTTCACGCGAACATCGGCGTTGCGCAGATGATGATGGGGGAGACCATCGAGGCCAAGCGGAGTTTCGAAACCTCGTCACGGATGTGGGGCGCGACTGTCAGCCGCTCGAATGGAACGGGGAACGCCGATCTACTGGCGCGCATCGCCGAGCGCAGGCAGCGCGAAGCGCGGCAGTCCTCCGAAGTCTTTGATGCCGAGCAGACCGAGCACCGACTGGACCTGGCGGATCGATACCGGGGCAAAATTCCGCTCACCGTCTTCGGTGGAGAGCGGTACGAAACGCTCTCTGCTGTTCATCTCGAGCAGGCGACAGTACGTCTGGTTCAGGATATCGCGACCGAGAAGGCAACCGATGAGGGTGTCGTGAACCGGTACGAGAACCAGGTCATGCATACCTCGACACAGGGATTCGTTCTGTTCCTGATGCCCTACGGCAACAAGCTCGACACGTTTCCGGATGAGATCCTCGAGCTGACTCATCTCAACCGATTGAGAGCCCCCGGACACGGTATCGAAAAGCTCCCCGACGATATTGGCCAACTATCGGCCCTTGAGGTCCTGGATCTGAGCGGCAATCGAATCATCGGCGTGCCGGGGAACATCGGGCAGATGACGCAGCTGCGGAAACTGGATCTGGCAAACAACCGGATCGAGCGTCTGCCGGACGAGATCTCCAGGCTGCAGTCGTTGAAGAGCCTGTCGCTGAAGGGGAATCCGATCTCCGATCAGGAGCTGTCTCGGATCAGGCGTCTCTTGCCGAACTGCAAGATCAAGATGTAG
- a CDS encoding carbohydrate binding family 9 domain-containing protein, with protein sequence MRRSRYRLFSGLFLHVLFAGLLHAAPGDEAPSRVDIQRVSRAPQLEEFVDMRPPADLADELTRISGFVQREPEDGQPASQKTDVYLGYDDDWLHVVFVAFDDQPDTLRSHYSKREDIRGDETVEIQLDTYADQRRAYSFLCNPFGVQWDAIWTEGQMFDVAWDTIWESEGRLTDRGYLVRMAIPFKSLRFSPDDAQTWGIVLVRDIPRNNEVSFWPRVTSRIDGRLNQEALLSGLEGISPGRNMWLIPYATARSFRLLDEDTLASPVRDSFDGDIGLDAKFVLRESLALDLTMNPDFAQIESDQPQITSNQRFEVQFPERRPFFIENATFFTTPLNLLFTRQIEDPSLGARLTGKIGKYSMGVIVANDQAPGKRAVAGDPLVGEDALATTLRLSRDLSQQSSIGVLYTDRRLADAHNRVFSLDGRIKLDENWVASLQAVYSRDEDLDGNLRQDQAYSFAFDRQGRKWKQHIHYREVGPDFITELGFTPRVDVRNLHTSVDYRFRPEGPRLIAWGPGGIILQIEDAQGERIEWRFVPQLKFEFRRQTQLELSWFNGYDTLRPVDYPNLTASQDFRVSQITTEFESRFSRLLYIKLNVSDGERINFVPPVGSAPFAAHELRGRVEFTLRPGRRLSLANVWLFNQLDERLTNRSIFRNNIYRSRLNVQFTRELSLRLILQLDETKADATLTSLETRRRFNGDLLMTYLINPWTAFYVGYNSNYLDPAIIEDVNGNPLVRTERDYVNDSRAVFFKVSYLFRP encoded by the coding sequence TTGCGGAGGTCACGCTACCGACTGTTTTCAGGACTCTTCCTTCACGTCCTTTTCGCCGGCCTCCTCCATGCCGCTCCCGGGGACGAGGCGCCGTCTCGTGTCGACATCCAACGGGTGAGCCGCGCGCCTCAACTCGAAGAGTTCGTCGACATGCGCCCACCGGCCGATCTTGCCGATGAGCTGACGCGAATATCAGGATTCGTCCAACGAGAACCGGAGGATGGGCAGCCTGCATCCCAGAAGACCGACGTCTACCTGGGGTACGACGACGACTGGCTGCACGTCGTCTTCGTCGCCTTTGACGACCAACCGGACACGCTCCGCTCCCATTACTCCAAACGGGAAGATATCCGTGGCGACGAAACCGTCGAGATCCAACTGGACACCTACGCGGACCAGCGTCGGGCGTACTCGTTTCTGTGCAACCCGTTCGGCGTCCAGTGGGACGCGATCTGGACCGAAGGTCAGATGTTTGACGTCGCGTGGGACACGATCTGGGAATCGGAGGGACGTCTGACCGATCGCGGCTATCTCGTTCGCATGGCGATTCCGTTCAAGAGCCTGCGCTTTTCCCCGGACGACGCGCAGACGTGGGGCATCGTGTTGGTTCGCGATATCCCGCGCAACAACGAGGTATCGTTCTGGCCCCGGGTGACCAGCCGGATCGATGGCCGCCTGAACCAGGAGGCGTTGCTTTCCGGACTCGAGGGGATCTCACCGGGACGCAACATGTGGCTGATCCCGTATGCCACCGCGCGAAGCTTCCGTCTGCTGGACGAGGACACACTCGCCAGCCCGGTCCGCGACTCGTTCGACGGAGACATCGGGCTGGACGCCAAGTTCGTCCTACGGGAAAGCCTGGCCCTCGACCTGACGATGAACCCGGACTTCGCCCAGATCGAATCCGATCAACCCCAGATCACCTCGAATCAACGGTTCGAGGTTCAGTTTCCCGAGCGACGGCCGTTCTTCATCGAGAACGCCACCTTTTTCACGACTCCACTCAACCTGTTGTTCACTCGCCAGATCGAGGACCCCAGCCTCGGAGCTCGGTTGACCGGCAAGATCGGGAAGTACTCGATGGGTGTGATCGTGGCCAACGACCAAGCACCCGGGAAACGGGCCGTCGCCGGCGATCCGCTGGTTGGAGAGGATGCGCTGGCGACGACCCTGCGCTTGAGTCGCGATCTGTCGCAACAGTCCTCGATCGGCGTTCTATACACCGACCGGCGCCTGGCCGACGCACACAACCGTGTGTTCAGCCTGGACGGGCGAATCAAGCTGGACGAGAACTGGGTGGCAAGCCTACAGGCGGTCTACTCACGCGACGAGGATCTCGACGGCAACCTGCGGCAGGACCAGGCCTACAGCTTCGCGTTCGACCGGCAGGGACGAAAGTGGAAACAGCATATTCACTATCGGGAGGTCGGGCCGGATTTCATCACGGAACTCGGTTTCACGCCCCGGGTGGATGTGCGGAACCTCCACACGAGCGTCGACTACCGGTTCCGGCCGGAGGGACCGCGATTGATTGCGTGGGGTCCCGGTGGAATCATCCTTCAGATCGAGGATGCCCAGGGCGAGCGAATCGAGTGGCGATTCGTTCCGCAACTAAAGTTCGAGTTTCGGCGTCAGACCCAGCTGGAACTGAGTTGGTTCAATGGCTATGACACGTTGCGGCCGGTCGACTACCCCAATCTGACCGCGTCGCAGGACTTTCGCGTCTCGCAGATCACGACGGAGTTCGAGAGTCGATTCAGCCGGCTCCTGTACATCAAACTGAACGTATCCGACGGAGAACGGATCAACTTCGTCCCACCGGTGGGCTCGGCGCCGTTTGCAGCCCACGAACTTCGCGGAAGAGTGGAATTTACGCTGCGACCAGGACGCCGCCTCTCCCTCGCCAACGTCTGGCTCTTCAACCAGTTGGACGAACGCCTCACGAACCGGAGCATCTTCCGCAACAACATTTATCGGAGTCGTCTGAACGTCCAGTTCACCCGAGAGCTATCGCTGCGACTCATCCTGCAGCTCGACGAGACGAAGGCCGACGCCACCCTGACCTCGCTCGAGACGAGACGACGTTTCAACGGCGATCTGCTGATGACCTACCTGATCAATCCGTGGACCGCGTTTTATGTCGGGTACAACTCGAACTACCTCGACCCCGCGATCATCGAAGACGTCAATGGCAATCCGCTCGTTCGGACAGAGCGAGACTACGTGAATGACTCACGCGCCGTGTTCTTCAAGGTGTCGTACCTGTTCCGCCCGTAG